A region from the Chlorocebus sabaeus isolate Y175 chromosome 27, mChlSab1.0.hap1, whole genome shotgun sequence genome encodes:
- the WFS1 gene encoding wolframin — translation MDSDTAPLGPSCPQPPPAPQPQTRSRLNATASLEQERSERPRAPGPQAGPGPGVRDAAAPAEPQAQHTRSRERADGTGPTKGDVEIPFEEILERAKAGDPKAQTEMGKHYLQLAGDTDEELNSCTAVDWLVLAAKQGRREAVKLLRRCLADRKGITSENEREVRQLSSETDLERAVRKAALVMYWKLNPKKKKQVAVAELLENVGQVNEHDGGVQPGPVPKSLQKQRRMLERLVSSESKNYIALDDFVEITKKYAKGVIPSSLFLQDDEDDDELAGKSPEDLPLRLKVVKYPLHAIMEIKEYLIDMASRAGMHWLSTIIPTHHINALIFFFIISNLTIDFFAFFIPLVIFYLSFISMVICTLKVFQDSKAWENFRTLTDLLLRFEPNLDVEQAEVNFGWNHLEPYAHFLLSVVFVIFSFPIASKDCIPCSELAVIAGFFTVTSYLSLSTHAEPYTRRALATEVTAGLLSLLPSMPLNWPYLKVLGQTFITVPVGHLVVLNVSVPCLLYVYLLYLFFRMAQLRNFKGTYCYLVPYLVCFMWCELSVVILLESTGLGLLRASIGYFLFLFALPILVAGLALVGVLQFARWFMSLELTKIAVTMAVCSVPLLLRWWTKASFSVVGMVKSLTRSSMVKLILVWLTAIVLFCWFYVYRSEGMKVYNSTLTWQQYGALCGPRAWKETNMARTQILCSHLEGHRVTWTGRFKYVRVTDIDNSAESAINMLPFFIGDWMRCLYGEAYPACSPGNTSTAEEELCRLKLLAKHPCHIKKFDRYKFEITVGMPFSSGADSSRGREEDDVTKDIVLRASSEFKSVLLSLRQGSVIEFSTILEGRLGSKWPVFELKAISCLNCMAQLSPARRHVKIEHDWRSTVHGAVKFAFDFFFFPFLSAA, via the exons ATGGACTCCGACACTGCTCCACTGGGCCCCTCCTGCCCACAGCCCCCACCAGCACCGCAGCCCCAGACACGTTCCCGACTCAATGCCACAGCCTCGTTGGAGCAGGAGAGGAGTGAAAGGCCTCGAGCCCCCGGACCCCaggctggccctggccctggtgTTAGAGACGCAGCAGCCCCCGCTGAGCCCCAGGCCCAGCACACCAGGAGCCGGGAGAGAGCAGACGGCACCG GGCCTACAAAAGGAGACGTGGAAATCCCCTTTGAAGAAATCCTGGAGAGGGCCAAGGCCGGGGACCCCAAGGCACAGACTGAG ATGGGGAAGCACTACCTGCAGTTGGCCGGCGACACGGATGAAGAACTCAACAGCTGCACCGCTGTGGACTGGCTGGTCCTCGCCGCAAAGCAGGGCCGGCGGGAGGCTGTGAAGCTGCTTCGCCGGTGCTTGGCGGACAGAAAGG GCATCACATCCGAGAACGAACGGGAAGTGAGGCAACTCTCCTCCGAGACCGACCTGGAGAGGGCCGTGCGCAAGGCAGCCCTGGTCATGTACTGGAAGCTCAACCCCAAGAAGAAGAAGCAGGTGGCCGTGGCGGAGCTGCTGGAGAACGTCGGCCAGGTCAACGAGCACG ATGGAGGGGTGCAGCCAGGCCCTGTGCCCAAGTCCCTGCAGAAGCAGAGGCGGATGCTGGAGCGCCTGGTCAGCAGCGAGT CCAAGAACTACATCGCACTGGATGACTTTGTGGAGATCACTAAGAAGTACGCCAAGGGCGTCATCCCCAGCAGCCTGTTCCTGCAGGACGACGAAGATGACGACGAGCTGGCGGGGAAGAGCCCTGAGGACCTGCCGCTGCGCCTGAAG GTGGTCAAGTACCCCCTGCACGCCATCATGGAGATCAAGGAGTACCTGATCGACATGGCCTCCAGGGCGGGCATGCACTGGCTGTCCACCATCATCCCCACGCACCACATCAACGCCCTCATCTTCTTCTTCATTATCAGCAACCTCACCATCGACTTCTTTGCCTTCTTCATCCCGCTGGTCATCTTCTACCTGTCCTTCATCTCCATGGTGATCTGCACCCTCAAGGTGTTCCAGGACAGCAAGGCCTGGGAGAACTTCCGCACCCTCACTGACCTGCTGCTGCGCTTCGAGCCCAACCTGGACGTGGAGCAGGCCGAGGTCAACTTCGGCTGGAACCACCTAGAGCCCTACGCCCACTTCCTGCTCTCTGTCGTCTTCGTCATCTTCTCCTTTCCCATCGCCAGCAAGGACTGCATCCCCTGCTCGGAGCTGGCTGTCATCGCCGGCTTCTTTACTGTGACCAGCTACCTGAGCCTGAGCACCCACGCGGAGCCCTACACGCGCAGGGCCCTGGCCACCGAGGTCACTGCCGGCCTGCTGTCGCTGCTGCCCTCCATGCCCCTGAATTGGCCCTACCTGAAGGTCCTTGGCCAGACCTTCATCACTGTGCCTGTCGGCCACCTGGTTGTCCTCAACGTCAGCGTCCCCTGCCTGCTCTACGTCTACCTGCTCTACCTCTTCTTCCGCATGGCGCAGCTGAGGAATTTCAAGGGCACCTACTGCTACCTGGTGCCCTACCTGGTGTGCTTCATGTGGTGCGAGCTCTCAGTGGTTATCCTGCTGGAGTCCACCGGCCTGGGGCTGCTCCGTGCCTCCATCGGctacttcctcttcctctttgccCTCCCCATCCTGGTGGCTGGCCTGGCCCTGGTGGGCGTGCTGCAGTTCGCCCGGTGGTTCATGTCTCTGGAGCTCACCAAGATCGCAGTCACCATGGCGGTCTGCAGCGTGCCCCTGCTGCTGCGCTGGTGGACCAAGGCCAGCTTCTCCGTGGTGGGGATGGTGAAGTCCCTGACGCGGAGCTCCATGGTCAAGCTCATCCTGGTGTGGCTCACGGCCATCGTGCTGTTCTGCTGGTTCTATGTGTACCGCTCAGAGGGCATGAAGGTCTACAACTCCACACTGACCTGGCAGCAGTACGGGGCGCTGTGTGGGCCACGTGCCTGGAAGGAGACCAACATGGCACGCACCCAGATCCTCTGCAGCCACCTGGAGGGCCACAGGGTCACATGGACCGGCCGCTTCAAGTACGTCCGCGTGACCGACATCGACAACAGCGCCGAGTCGGCCATCAACATGCTCCCGTTCTTCATCGGTGACTGGATGCGCTGCCTCTACGGCGAGGCCTACCCTGCCTGCAGCCCTGGCAACACCTCCACGGCTGAGGAGGAGCTCTGTCGCCTTAAGCTGCTGGCCAAGCACCCCTGCCACATCAAGAAGTTCGACCGCTACAAGTTCGAGATCACCGTGGGCATGCCATTCAGCAGCGGCGCCGACAGCTCGCGCGGCCGCGAGGAGGACGACGTCACCAAGGACATCGTGCTGCGGGCCAGCAGTGAGTTCAAGAGCGTGCTGCTCAGCCTGCGCCAGGGCAGCGTCATTGAGTTCAGCACCATCCTGGAGGGCCGCCTGGGCAGCAAGTGGCCTGTCTTCGAGCTCAAGGCCATCAGCTGCCTCAACTGCATGGCCCAGCTCTCGCCCGCCAGGCGGCACGTGAAGATCGAGCATGACTGGCGCAGCACCGTGCATGGCGCTGTGAAGTTCGCCTTCGACTTCTTCTTCTTCCCGTTCCTGTCGGCGGCCTGA